In Burkholderia gladioli, a genomic segment contains:
- a CDS encoding putative hydro-lyase, with the protein MSTTQTKDLSFDTPVALRRAIREGRYRGFTNLHAQEYVQGNLMIVPADHADPFEAFCRANPQALPLLGRSERGVPFIASLGAELDLRTDVGGYTVFRDGVAVETPVSIVEHWRDDLVAFVLGCSFSFETLLRNHGVTLRHLDEGNVSAMYVTSLPTIGSGPFGGPLVVSMRALSPADAIRATMVSARHPMFHGAPVHIGLPELIGIDDLAQSYGGHGLTALRADELPVFWACGATAQLAAMHARLPFCITHYKAHMVVTDVRIDDLVASPLI; encoded by the coding sequence ATGAGTACCACTCAGACCAAAGATCTGTCGTTCGACACGCCGGTAGCCCTGCGGCGTGCGATCCGTGAAGGTCGTTATCGCGGCTTCACGAATCTGCACGCGCAGGAGTACGTGCAAGGCAATCTGATGATCGTGCCGGCCGATCATGCTGACCCTTTCGAGGCATTCTGCCGCGCGAATCCGCAGGCGTTGCCGCTACTCGGACGTTCGGAAAGGGGCGTGCCGTTCATTGCGTCGCTGGGTGCCGAGCTGGATTTGCGTACCGATGTGGGCGGCTACACGGTGTTTCGCGATGGCGTAGCAGTGGAGACGCCGGTGTCGATCGTCGAGCACTGGCGCGACGATCTGGTGGCGTTCGTGCTCGGTTGCTCGTTTTCGTTCGAAACCTTGCTGCGCAATCACGGCGTGACGCTGCGTCATCTCGACGAAGGCAATGTATCGGCGATGTACGTTACGTCGCTTCCGACGATTGGCAGCGGGCCGTTCGGTGGTCCGCTGGTGGTTTCGATGCGGGCGCTTTCACCGGCCGACGCGATCCGCGCGACGATGGTCTCCGCCCGTCATCCGATGTTTCATGGCGCGCCGGTGCATATCGGCCTGCCGGAGCTGATCGGCATCGACGATCTCGCGCAGTCGTATGGTGGACACGGTTTGACCGCATTGCGCGCCGACGAACTGCCAGTTTTCTGGGCTTGCGGCGCAACTGCGCAACTCGCAGCAATGCATGCCCGCCTGCCGTTTTGCATCACCCATTACAAGGCGCACATGGTCGTGACCGACGTGCGTATCGACGACCTCGTTGCATCGCCGCTGATCTGA
- a CDS encoding energy transducer TonB translates to MRADPMERVSHGTALAAVVAVSIAMSLVASKIPLPERVKPKEQEFVVALQAPAEPVHAEPPKPVPPPPARTPPPPRPVPPRPTPAPLHASTAPTPVAAPKPVAVPVTPQPVTPPKAVAPDPTPAPVPTPAPPPANNVALETTFVGKLRTYIRSMTEYPTSGEARRLRPEGVVVVRFTLSRSGAVQDVDVEHSSNSPILDRQAVAIVKRGTYPAIPSDAWRGEDAHTFTVTLDFVAP, encoded by the coding sequence GGTCGCTGTGTCGATCGCGATGAGTCTGGTCGCCTCGAAAATCCCGCTGCCCGAGCGCGTCAAGCCGAAAGAGCAGGAGTTCGTGGTGGCGCTTCAGGCGCCAGCCGAACCTGTGCATGCGGAGCCGCCCAAGCCGGTGCCACCGCCGCCGGCCAGGACACCGCCGCCGCCCAGGCCGGTACCGCCACGGCCTACGCCTGCGCCACTGCATGCGAGCACCGCGCCGACGCCGGTCGCAGCGCCGAAGCCGGTAGCCGTGCCGGTTACGCCGCAGCCGGTCACGCCGCCCAAGGCCGTTGCGCCCGATCCGACGCCTGCACCGGTCCCTACGCCCGCGCCGCCGCCTGCGAACAACGTGGCGCTGGAGACGACCTTCGTCGGCAAGCTGCGCACGTATATCCGTTCGATGACCGAGTACCCGACCTCGGGGGAAGCGCGCCGGTTGCGACCCGAAGGCGTGGTTGTGGTCCGCTTTACGTTGAGCCGCTCGGGAGCGGTCCAGGACGTCGATGTCGAGCACAGTTCGAATTCGCCGATTCTGGACAGGCAGGCGGTCGCGATCGTAAAGCGCGGCACCTATCCCGCGATCCCGTCCGACGCCTGGCGAGGAGAAGACGCGCACACATTCACTGTCACGCTGGATTTCGTCGCGCCATGA